One genomic segment of Vibrio sp. SCSIO 43136 includes these proteins:
- a CDS encoding MSHA biogenesis protein MshP: protein MSLKKNQSGSVLIVSIFVIVVMGMLGLTLTRLEWSNQDTLTREVLGTQAWFAANSGSEWGLVTLYPLNGDSAISDLSDRCSDGVGNFSAKAVSAAASIIADIPQCQRLEIACDEIGSGDLTFFKITSTAVCGSQDFEVQREQEVWARGLE from the coding sequence ATGTCCCTTAAGAAAAATCAATCTGGCAGTGTGTTGATTGTGTCGATATTTGTCATCGTCGTGATGGGCATGCTAGGGCTAACACTGACTCGGCTTGAATGGTCGAATCAAGATACCTTGACCCGAGAAGTCTTGGGCACCCAAGCGTGGTTTGCCGCAAATTCAGGCAGTGAGTGGGGGCTTGTCACCTTATATCCGCTTAATGGGGATAGTGCGATAAGTGATTTAAGCGATCGTTGTTCTGATGGTGTTGGTAATTTTAGTGCCAAAGCTGTCTCTGCTGCAGCGTCAATCATTGCCGATATTCCGCAATGTCAGCGCTTAGAGATAGCGTGTGATGAAATCGGTTCTGGTGATCTGACTTTCTTTAAGATCACCTCGACAGCGGTCTGTGGTAGTCAAGATTTTGAAGTACAACGAGAACAAGAAGTATGGGCGAGAGGGTTAGAATGA
- a CDS encoding prepilin-type N-terminal cleavage/methylation domain-containing protein, whose translation MKKTGFTLIEMVVTITVVSVMFLAIAGFLELGTKGYADSAKRQALQNQARFAIEKVSREVRHAVPNSFEVTEAGKCLTFHPILYSGFYRVDAAVSGAAEQVRFVLGNSDADLSAVSQAARIVINPSIISDFETSSSASVPTSDATVSGSVYTIVHSFPSYSIGSRHYIYQPAQKVNYCLDTSANVQSLYVCRNGVDGATCLASNSKTKVSENIASGQFRYDNASLIRGGLIHMQLQFRNGDELSDYQHEVQVLNVP comes from the coding sequence ATGAAAAAGACAGGTTTTACCCTTATCGAAATGGTGGTGACCATTACGGTAGTTTCTGTGATGTTCTTGGCGATAGCTGGTTTTTTGGAATTGGGCACAAAAGGTTACGCTGATTCTGCCAAGCGCCAAGCTCTGCAAAACCAAGCACGTTTTGCCATCGAAAAAGTCTCTCGGGAAGTACGCCATGCAGTACCGAACAGCTTTGAAGTGACAGAGGCAGGCAAGTGCTTAACATTCCACCCTATTCTCTATTCTGGTTTTTATCGAGTAGATGCGGCAGTAAGTGGCGCAGCAGAGCAAGTTCGCTTTGTGCTCGGAAATAGTGACGCTGATTTATCGGCGGTTTCTCAAGCGGCTCGCATCGTTATCAATCCGAGTATTATCAGCGACTTTGAAACTTCTTCATCTGCCTCTGTCCCCACTAGTGATGCTACTGTGAGTGGTTCGGTGTATACCATCGTCCATTCTTTCCCTAGCTACTCGATTGGGTCTCGGCATTACATCTATCAGCCAGCTCAGAAAGTTAATTATTGCCTAGATACTAGTGCCAATGTTCAGAGTTTGTACGTGTGCAGAAATGGTGTTGATGGTGCGACTTGTTTAGCAAGTAACAGCAAAACAAAAGTGAGTGAAAATATCGCAAGTGGACAATTTCGTTATGACAACGCCTCTTTGATTCGAGGTGGATTAATTCACATGCAATTGCAATTTCGAAATGGAGATGAGCTAAGTGACTACCAACATGAAGTGCAGGTGCTCAATGTCCCTTAA
- a CDS encoding prepilin-type N-terminal cleavage/methylation domain-containing protein yields MIASNNKGFTLIESVIAIIVLGISMSVLVTTLYPRIENSASSHYQVRASALAQSFMTEILSRAYDDDSDFNGGMVRCGEGSPARECNKPLGADEGAVQDFDDVDDYIGCWYTSDIGVCKGMTPQWRLADAIGDIDAQYANFHIIVEVEHEHLPEVTPANRFKKITMKVAASRYSEFTFVAYKGNY; encoded by the coding sequence ATGATTGCCTCTAACAACAAAGGCTTTACCCTGATTGAGAGCGTGATTGCGATTATCGTGCTTGGTATCTCCATGTCAGTGCTTGTCACGACGCTTTATCCGCGCATTGAAAATTCAGCCAGTAGCCATTATCAAGTGCGTGCATCTGCGCTGGCCCAAAGCTTTATGACCGAGATATTGTCACGAGCTTATGATGATGATAGCGATTTTAATGGTGGCATGGTGCGTTGTGGTGAAGGTTCCCCAGCTCGTGAATGCAATAAACCCTTAGGAGCCGATGAAGGTGCTGTTCAAGATTTTGATGATGTGGATGATTACATTGGTTGTTGGTATACCAGTGACATTGGTGTGTGCAAAGGGATGACGCCTCAGTGGAGACTGGCTGATGCGATAGGCGACATCGATGCGCAATATGCTAACTTCCATATAATCGTCGAGGTGGAACACGAGCATCTACCAGAGGTCACTCCCGCAAATCGATTTAAAAAAATCACCATGAAAGTGGCAGCCAGCCGCTATAGCGAGTTCACCTTTGTTGCCTATAAGGGGAACTACTAG
- a CDS encoding type II secretion system protein produces MLSRNSKFAGFTLVELMVVILLVAIMSVYAASRFTGKSHFSVYAAREQAISIIRQIQLGRMQSNLDLDFPGAQVPDRYVLAISSDGTCLSAKNSPCLDSNPKSNFVFIEESDFSFSPTNVALSFDLLGRPSCENVLGCTSANDGTGYKFQISNAIDSLDICINQEGLVNDCL; encoded by the coding sequence ATGCTTTCTCGCAATAGCAAATTTGCAGGTTTTACTCTTGTTGAGTTAATGGTCGTTATCCTTTTGGTGGCGATCATGTCGGTCTATGCTGCTTCTCGTTTTACGGGTAAGAGTCACTTTTCCGTTTATGCGGCACGTGAACAGGCGATTTCCATCATTCGTCAGATTCAATTGGGCCGGATGCAGTCTAATTTGGATCTTGATTTTCCAGGGGCGCAAGTACCTGACCGGTATGTGTTGGCGATCAGCAGTGATGGCACTTGTTTGTCTGCGAAAAATAGTCCATGCCTTGATTCTAATCCCAAAAGTAACTTTGTATTTATCGAAGAGAGTGACTTTAGTTTTTCACCGACTAACGTGGCCCTCTCTTTCGATCTTCTAGGGCGACCGAGTTGTGAAAACGTGCTTGGTTGCACCAGTGCAAACGATGGCACGGGCTACAAATTTCAAATAAGCAATGCGATTGATTCACTAGACATCTGCATCAATCAAGAGGGGTTAGTGAATGATTGCCTCTAA
- a CDS encoding type II secretion system protein, whose amino-acid sequence MMRKNGFTLIELVVVIVILGILAVTAAPRFLNLQNDARNAALEGLKGAVTGAASIVYGKAVIDGIETLDRENSAAVISVSGDKINTAYGYPRVDSLKDALQLDFENEWAQVSLAESITGYDYYIGFTFKDQVPEDGFATSCFVGYEEPKASGAEPNYKVSGCN is encoded by the coding sequence ATTATGCGTAAAAATGGTTTCACTCTCATTGAGCTAGTAGTTGTAATCGTCATTTTAGGAATTTTGGCGGTGACAGCGGCTCCCCGTTTTTTGAACCTTCAAAATGATGCTCGAAATGCAGCATTGGAAGGTTTGAAAGGAGCCGTTACGGGTGCTGCTAGTATTGTATATGGTAAAGCTGTTATTGACGGGATAGAAACGCTTGACCGAGAAAACTCGGCAGCCGTAATTTCTGTGTCAGGGGATAAAATTAATACCGCTTATGGCTATCCTCGGGTTGACTCACTAAAAGATGCATTGCAGCTCGATTTTGAGAACGAATGGGCTCAGGTGTCTTTAGCTGAATCAATCACGGGCTATGACTACTATATTGGTTTTACATTTAAGGACCAGGTTCCGGAAGATGGCTTTGCAACCTCGTGTTTTGTTGGCTATGAAGAGCCTAAGGCATCTGGAGCTGAACCAAATTACAAAGTGTCAGGGTGTAACTGA
- a CDS encoding type II secretion system protein: MKKQSGFTLIELVVVIVILGILAVTAAPKFLNLQGDARNAALNGLKGAVNGGAGIVYGKAAISGKEAVSSATSISAGSDTVTAVYGYPTADANGIVKTIEGFSNDWAVVDGTGGANAGDVVLLTFLDYKDSANSAAVPNGCYVTYTAATSSAVATATVSDTACISN, from the coding sequence ATGAAAAAGCAAAGTGGTTTTACCCTGATCGAACTAGTGGTAGTTATTGTGATCTTGGGTATTTTGGCTGTGACGGCTGCACCTAAGTTTTTGAATCTGCAAGGTGATGCGCGCAATGCAGCCCTTAATGGCTTGAAAGGTGCAGTAAACGGTGGGGCTGGTATCGTATATGGTAAAGCGGCAATCTCAGGTAAAGAAGCTGTTTCTTCAGCAACATCGATTAGTGCTGGCAGCGATACGGTAACTGCCGTTTATGGTTATCCGACAGCAGATGCAAATGGTATTGTAAAAACTATTGAAGGATTTAGTAACGACTGGGCTGTTGTAGATGGTACTGGTGGTGCTAATGCTGGCGATGTTGTTCTTCTTACATTCCTTGATTACAAAGATAGTGCAAACTCTGCTGCGGTTCCAAATGGCTGCTACGTAACGTATACAGCTGCTACGTCAAGCGCTGTTGCTACAGCGACAGTGTCTGATACCGCATGTATTAGTAACTAA
- a CDS encoding prepilin-type N-terminal cleavage/methylation domain-containing protein: protein MKKQSGFSLVELVVVIVILGLLAAAALPKFLNVTDEAKKASIEGVAGGYATGVLSARAQWEAKGRPGVGTGNSKQHWIEYDGVEFWLTRSFNTDGTDSGFRDGYPIALKTTDGDTGSAPTTLASSDCVDLMDNLLQNPPKVGLVTSTDTNLKYTAEADNSNSTCTYVQQEGSDHKFIYEVKTGRVTVELQ, encoded by the coding sequence ATGAAAAAACAGTCAGGCTTTTCATTAGTTGAATTGGTGGTTGTAATAGTCATTCTTGGTTTGCTTGCAGCAGCAGCACTACCAAAATTTTTAAACGTGACGGATGAAGCAAAAAAAGCCAGCATCGAAGGTGTTGCTGGTGGATATGCAACAGGGGTATTATCTGCTCGCGCACAGTGGGAAGCGAAAGGTCGCCCTGGCGTTGGCACAGGTAACAGTAAACAACACTGGATCGAATACGATGGTGTTGAGTTTTGGTTGACCCGTTCATTTAATACTGACGGGACCGACAGTGGTTTCAGAGATGGCTACCCGATTGCGCTGAAAACCACCGATGGGGATACGGGCTCAGCGCCAACCACACTCGCATCGAGTGATTGTGTTGATTTGATGGACAATCTACTGCAAAACCCACCGAAGGTTGGTTTGGTAACGAGTACCGATACAAATTTGAAATACACTGCCGAAGCGGACAATAGTAATAGTACTTGTACTTATGTCCAGCAAGAAGGCAGTGATCACAAGTTCATTTATGAAGTTAAAACTGGTCGCGTGACCGTAGAATTGCAATAA
- a CDS encoding type II secretion system F family protein, with product MATFQYQGRNLQGEKVSGQVEAPTEELAAEALINKGVLPTSIKPGKLAGGAEFDLSQLFVTAIPLEVLVIFCRQLYSLTKAGVPLLRSIKGLVQNCTNKQLKTALEEVGQELTNGRSLSASMQLHPKVFSPLFVSMIHVGENTGRLDQALLQLSNYYDQELETRKRIKTAMRYPIFVIAFITIAMFILNIKVIPQFATMFSRFGVDLPLPTRILIGTSNFFVEYWVWMLAAFVGAAFAFNAWLGTADGRERWDKFRLRIPIVGDIVNRAQLSRFSRTFALMLKSGVPLNQSLALSGEALGNRFLELRILEMKSAIEAGSTVSATAIQSEIFTPLVIQMISVGEETGRIDELLLEVSDFYDREVDYDLKTLTARIEPILLVIVAGMVLLLALGIFLPMWSMLDVVQG from the coding sequence ATGGCAACGTTTCAATACCAAGGTCGAAACTTGCAGGGAGAGAAAGTCTCCGGGCAAGTGGAAGCGCCAACAGAAGAGTTGGCAGCCGAAGCGCTGATTAACAAAGGCGTCTTACCGACGTCGATCAAACCTGGCAAATTAGCCGGTGGAGCGGAGTTCGACCTCTCTCAACTGTTTGTCACGGCAATTCCTTTGGAAGTTCTGGTTATCTTTTGTCGCCAGCTTTACAGCTTGACCAAAGCCGGGGTGCCTCTACTTCGCTCAATTAAAGGCTTGGTACAAAATTGCACTAACAAACAGTTAAAAACTGCGCTTGAAGAGGTGGGTCAAGAGCTGACCAATGGTCGAAGCTTGTCGGCGTCAATGCAGTTGCACCCTAAAGTATTTAGCCCGCTGTTTGTCTCCATGATCCATGTTGGCGAGAACACGGGTCGCTTGGATCAGGCGTTGCTTCAACTGTCGAATTACTATGATCAAGAGCTAGAGACTCGTAAGCGCATTAAAACGGCAATGCGTTACCCGATTTTCGTGATCGCATTCATTACCATTGCGATGTTTATCTTGAACATCAAGGTGATCCCTCAATTTGCGACCATGTTTAGTCGCTTCGGGGTGGATTTGCCTTTGCCAACGAGAATATTGATAGGTACTTCTAACTTCTTTGTCGAGTATTGGGTATGGATGTTGGCGGCTTTTGTCGGTGCTGCATTTGCGTTTAATGCTTGGCTTGGTACTGCGGATGGAAGAGAACGGTGGGATAAATTTAGACTACGCATCCCGATTGTTGGCGATATTGTCAACCGAGCGCAGCTATCACGCTTTTCACGTACCTTTGCTTTGATGTTAAAGTCTGGTGTGCCTCTTAACCAATCATTGGCACTTTCGGGCGAAGCACTGGGCAACCGATTTTTAGAGTTACGTATTCTCGAAATGAAGTCTGCAATTGAGGCGGGTAGTACCGTATCGGCCACGGCGATTCAAAGTGAGATCTTCACGCCTTTGGTGATCCAAATGATCTCGGTTGGTGAAGAAACCGGCCGTATTGATGAACTTTTATTAGAAGTGTCAGACTTCTACGATCGTGAAGTAGACTATGATCTTAAAACACTGACCGCTCGAATAGAGCCTATTTTATTGGTTATTGTTGCAGGCATGGTGTTGTTGCTCGCTCTAGGTATATTCTTGCCGATGTGGAGCATGCTTGACGTGGTACAAGGCTAA
- a CDS encoding type II/IV secretion system protein: protein MQIKLRKRLGDLLVEEGIITEQQVEEALSHQKSTGRKLGDTLIQLGFLTETQMLNFLSQQLNLPLIDLSRANVDVEAVQVLPEVHARRLRALVVGRQGDVLRVAMSDPADLFAQESLLSQLQQYQLDFVIAPERQLVEGFDRYYRRTKEIASFAEQLQAEHQTSDSFDFSFGEEQDSDEVTVVKLINSLFEDAIQVGASDIHIEPDANVLRLRQRVDGVLHETLLNEVNIASALVLRLKLMANLDISEKRLPQDGRFNIRAKGQSVDIRMSTMPVQHGESVVMRLLNQTSGVRKLDESGLPEDLLLRLRKQLRRPHGMILVTGPTGSGKTTTLYGALSELNEPGKKIITAEDPVEYRLERINQVQVNTKIDLDFSTILRTFLRQDPDIILVGEMRDQETVEIGLRAALTGHLVLTTLHTNDAVDSALRMMDMGAPGYLVASAVRAVLAQRLVRKICPDCSGHDEVDEARHQWLSSRFPNQANATFFKGRGCQNCNLTGYRGRVGVFELLELEQDMMDALRSGDAVDFAQKARKAEGYKPLLASAMELALKGVVSLDEVMQLGEGDSSGLVDPIYL from the coding sequence ATGCAAATTAAACTTAGAAAAAGGCTCGGTGACTTGCTGGTTGAAGAAGGCATCATTACCGAACAACAAGTTGAAGAGGCGCTGTCGCACCAAAAAAGCACTGGGCGAAAGCTTGGAGACACGCTGATCCAGCTTGGTTTCCTAACGGAAACCCAAATGCTGAACTTTTTGTCTCAACAGCTAAACCTACCGCTGATTGATTTGAGTCGAGCCAATGTCGACGTTGAAGCGGTGCAGGTCCTGCCTGAAGTTCATGCACGTCGTTTGAGGGCGTTGGTAGTTGGGCGTCAAGGGGATGTGTTGCGGGTGGCAATGAGTGACCCAGCAGACCTTTTTGCTCAAGAATCTTTGCTAAGCCAGCTTCAACAATACCAACTGGACTTTGTGATTGCGCCAGAGCGCCAATTGGTTGAAGGTTTTGATCGCTACTATCGCCGAACCAAAGAAATTGCTTCATTTGCAGAGCAGCTTCAAGCTGAGCACCAGACCAGTGATAGCTTTGATTTCTCCTTTGGTGAGGAGCAAGATAGTGATGAAGTTACCGTAGTTAAGCTTATCAACTCTCTGTTTGAAGATGCTATCCAAGTGGGGGCGTCAGATATTCATATTGAACCCGACGCCAATGTGCTACGCCTTCGTCAACGTGTTGATGGGGTGCTGCATGAAACCCTACTCAACGAAGTAAACATCGCATCAGCATTGGTATTGCGCCTTAAGTTGATGGCTAACTTAGATATTTCAGAAAAACGTTTGCCACAAGATGGACGTTTTAATATCCGAGCCAAAGGACAGTCGGTAGATATCCGTATGTCGACCATGCCAGTTCAGCATGGTGAGTCAGTGGTGATGCGTCTGTTAAACCAGACTTCAGGTGTACGTAAGTTAGATGAGTCGGGACTACCAGAAGATCTTTTACTTCGCTTGCGTAAGCAACTGAGAAGGCCTCATGGCATGATTTTGGTGACCGGGCCCACTGGCTCAGGTAAAACCACCACACTGTATGGTGCATTATCTGAGCTTAACGAGCCAGGCAAGAAGATCATCACGGCAGAAGACCCTGTGGAATATCGACTAGAGCGGATCAATCAGGTGCAAGTAAACACCAAAATTGATCTCGACTTTTCAACCATTTTGAGAACCTTCCTTCGTCAAGACCCAGATATCATCCTAGTGGGTGAGATGCGTGACCAAGAAACCGTAGAGATTGGCCTTCGAGCAGCGCTAACAGGCCACCTGGTTCTGACAACACTACACACCAACGATGCGGTCGATAGCGCACTGCGTATGATGGATATGGGAGCGCCGGGTTATCTGGTAGCCAGTGCTGTGCGTGCGGTGCTGGCCCAACGCCTTGTGAGAAAGATCTGCCCCGATTGCAGTGGTCATGATGAAGTGGATGAAGCTCGTCACCAGTGGTTATCAAGCCGTTTCCCTAATCAAGCGAATGCGACGTTCTTCAAAGGTCGAGGCTGTCAAAATTGTAATTTGACTGGTTATCGAGGACGAGTGGGTGTGTTTGAGCTTCTTGAGCTTGAACAAGACATGATGGATGCATTGCGTTCTGGTGATGCGGTTGATTTTGCTCAAAAAGCTCGTAAGGCCGAGGGGTATAAGCCACTGTTAGCATCGGCGATGGAACTCGCTCTGAAAGGCGTGGTGAGTTTAGATGAGGTCATGCAGCTTGGAGAGGGTGACTCTTCGGGCCTAGTTGACCCGATTTATCTCTAA
- a CDS encoding tetratricopeptide repeat protein — translation MSVINKALSEMTDKATKTNKPIERVDVAPVASGINRMVWLGVGVCISLGVGAWAMTQQADVVMVEPVVEDQPVTTVVALQNDQQLKPLTPATPKVASEMVAVDKAAVKEQPKPVAKLVTMAEVSTPEAPQIPPVVKSVEKTIAKEPVKATTTSQVKVVPAQVESKPKVTAPAAKKSLPEPIKVAAVTTSTPKTTQVTPIKSGELDIKQVELSHEQLAQKAISRAKKSIDANNYTQAIKEYRSALKYTPRDENVRKRLAALYYGRGDVRRAGETLKQGIELNPESESLRLALVNILVKQDLPLVALGVLEDLPNQPSIDYLAARAGLAQKAKKSAIAMESYQLLSKQDADNAKWWLGLAIEQERAKQLDQALDSYNKALNRLGLSSQTHTFIKSRLNIIKEQLEAADAN, via the coding sequence ATGAGTGTAATAAATAAAGCTTTGTCAGAGATGACCGATAAGGCGACCAAGACAAATAAACCTATTGAGCGTGTAGACGTTGCCCCTGTTGCCTCAGGAATTAACCGTATGGTGTGGCTTGGTGTTGGGGTTTGTATCAGTTTAGGCGTGGGTGCTTGGGCAATGACCCAGCAAGCAGATGTTGTAATGGTCGAGCCGGTCGTTGAAGACCAACCAGTGACTACTGTGGTTGCGCTGCAAAATGACCAACAACTAAAGCCTTTGACACCTGCAACTCCTAAGGTAGCCTCAGAAATGGTTGCAGTGGATAAAGCCGCTGTGAAAGAGCAGCCTAAGCCAGTTGCTAAGTTAGTGACAATGGCTGAAGTATCTACACCAGAGGCACCTCAAATACCACCTGTGGTAAAGAGTGTCGAGAAAACCATTGCAAAAGAGCCTGTGAAAGCCACCACCACCTCACAGGTTAAAGTGGTTCCTGCGCAAGTGGAAAGTAAGCCAAAAGTGACTGCACCCGCAGCTAAAAAATCGTTGCCAGAGCCTATCAAAGTGGCTGCTGTGACCACATCTACCCCAAAAACAACCCAAGTTACTCCAATCAAATCGGGAGAACTGGACATTAAGCAGGTGGAACTGAGCCACGAGCAATTGGCACAAAAAGCCATCTCGAGAGCTAAAAAGTCCATCGATGCAAATAACTATACTCAAGCCATTAAAGAGTATCGGAGTGCACTTAAATACACACCAAGAGACGAAAATGTGCGTAAGCGACTCGCCGCTTTGTACTATGGACGTGGTGATGTTCGCCGTGCGGGAGAGACGTTGAAGCAGGGAATTGAACTCAACCCTGAAAGTGAATCGCTGCGACTCGCCTTAGTGAATATTCTGGTCAAGCAAGACCTTCCGCTGGTGGCATTGGGCGTGTTAGAAGATCTACCCAACCAGCCTAGTATTGACTATTTAGCTGCGAGAGCTGGCCTTGCGCAGAAAGCGAAGAAATCTGCGATTGCTATGGAGAGTTACCAGCTGTTGTCGAAGCAGGATGCCGATAATGCCAAGTGGTGGTTAGGTCTTGCCATTGAACAAGAACGAGCAAAGCAGTTAGACCAAGCGTTGGACTCATATAACAAAGCACTAAATCGTTTGGGGTTATCTAGCCAAACTCACACCTTTATCAAAAGTCGGTTAAACATCATAAAAGAACAATTAGAGGCCGCAGATGCAAATTAA
- a CDS encoding AAA family ATPase has protein sequence MYQEFYGFNQAPFALTPNTELFQGLPPHYEAIQTVLSAVQMGEGVIKVSGEVGTGKTMVCRMLINQLVDDVALVYLPNPLLNAEELRLAVAKELSIERNASAGVIDDIHSKLLELHKQGVQVVTLVDEAQALSNEALEAIRLFGNLETEQAKLMQIVLLGQPELDARLAQNHLRQLRQRISFNATLRPLTLAEVFAYIDHRVQVSGGDINLFSEKVKKAIFKASRGVPRLINQVCHKSLILAFTEHSVRVENRHVFDAINDTLDTVKPKFKSPMIWGWGLS, from the coding sequence ATGTATCAGGAGTTTTATGGCTTTAACCAAGCCCCTTTTGCTCTGACACCGAACACTGAACTGTTTCAGGGATTGCCTCCGCATTATGAGGCGATCCAAACCGTATTATCGGCGGTGCAAATGGGTGAAGGTGTGATAAAAGTGTCTGGCGAAGTTGGCACAGGAAAAACCATGGTTTGTCGCATGTTGATCAACCAGTTGGTAGACGATGTGGCTCTGGTTTACCTACCAAACCCTTTGCTGAATGCAGAAGAGCTACGTCTGGCGGTGGCGAAGGAGTTATCGATTGAACGCAACGCCTCTGCGGGTGTGATTGATGATATTCACTCGAAACTGCTCGAGCTTCACAAGCAGGGGGTACAAGTTGTCACCTTGGTGGATGAAGCTCAAGCATTAAGTAACGAAGCCCTAGAGGCGATTCGTTTGTTCGGTAACCTTGAAACTGAGCAGGCTAAATTGATGCAAATAGTCTTGCTAGGGCAGCCTGAGCTCGACGCACGTCTCGCACAGAATCACTTGCGCCAACTAAGGCAGCGTATTTCATTTAATGCCACACTAAGACCACTCACGCTCGCTGAGGTATTTGCCTACATAGATCATCGAGTGCAGGTCAGTGGCGGAGACATCAATCTGTTTAGTGAGAAAGTTAAAAAAGCGATTTTTAAGGCATCTCGCGGTGTGCCAAGGTTGATTAATCAAGTGTGCCATAAATCTCTAATTTTGGCGTTCACTGAACATTCTGTGCGGGTTGAAAACCGCCATGTATTTGATGCGATTAATGACACCCTAGATACGGTCAAACCTAAATTTAAGTCACCGATGATCTGGGGCTGGGGTCTTTCATGA
- the mshL gene encoding pilus (MSHA type) biogenesis protein MshL, protein MRKLVVGFLIASLTGCAMGHRDPVEVKQALNEAVNEANSRALEELPASVENDLMPQLDGQPLASNSTLKRFQIKANGVDAKTFFASLVKGTEYSAAIHPNVSGSITVNLEDATMDEVLNVVKDIYGYDIVRDGKILQIYPAGLRTETVAIDYLQFKRSGRSLTTITSGTVTNKNSNSSSSNSSSSSSSSGTSSSSSNSSTNKTGGVEIETINESDFWTQLETAVSALVGTDSGRSVVVSPQASVLTLRAYPDEIREVKQFLGISQARLHRQVILEAKILEVTLSDGYQQGINWSNISSTIGGTTISTGRGATNPISTLPGLDEIGSLLGGQTNVTISDGNFSAVLSFMDTQGDLNVLSSPRVTAANNQKAVIKVGQDEYFVTDISSVVSSGDNANAAPDIELTPFFSGISLDVTPQINDDGYVLLHVHPSVIDVETQTKTINLAGEAYEVPLAKSSIRESDSVIRAKDGDVVVIGGLMKSNTLDQTTKVPFLGDIPGLGHLFRNTSKLTQKTELVILLKPTIVGVNTWQRELERSRDLLDEWFPEE, encoded by the coding sequence ATGCGTAAATTAGTAGTGGGATTTCTTATCGCATCGTTAACGGGGTGTGCCATGGGGCACCGCGATCCGGTGGAAGTAAAACAGGCTCTGAATGAAGCAGTAAATGAGGCGAATAGTCGCGCTCTAGAAGAACTGCCAGCCTCGGTTGAAAATGATTTAATGCCGCAATTGGATGGCCAGCCTTTGGCAAGCAATAGCACGTTGAAACGCTTCCAGATCAAAGCTAATGGCGTCGATGCGAAGACGTTTTTTGCCAGCTTAGTCAAAGGTACAGAATACAGTGCAGCGATTCACCCAAATGTGAGTGGCAGCATTACTGTCAATCTTGAAGATGCCACTATGGATGAAGTGCTCAATGTGGTGAAAGATATTTATGGCTACGACATTGTGCGTGACGGTAAGATCCTTCAAATCTACCCTGCGGGTTTACGCACTGAAACCGTAGCGATTGATTATCTTCAATTTAAGCGCTCAGGGCGTTCATTGACGACGATAACATCGGGAACGGTTACTAACAAAAATTCAAATTCGAGTTCCAGTAATAGCTCAAGCAGTTCGAGTTCTTCTGGAACGTCAAGTTCATCAAGCAACTCGTCTACCAATAAAACCGGTGGTGTTGAGATAGAAACGATTAACGAGAGTGACTTCTGGACCCAGCTTGAAACGGCTGTAAGCGCTCTAGTTGGCACCGATAGCGGCCGTAGTGTGGTGGTCTCTCCTCAAGCAAGTGTGCTGACGTTACGAGCTTACCCAGATGAAATTCGTGAAGTGAAGCAGTTCTTGGGTATATCTCAGGCACGCCTGCACCGTCAGGTGATTCTAGAAGCCAAGATCCTTGAAGTCACGTTAAGTGACGGGTATCAGCAAGGGATTAATTGGTCAAATATCTCATCTACTATTGGCGGTACGACAATTTCAACTGGGCGCGGTGCAACCAACCCAATTTCAACTCTGCCAGGCTTAGATGAGATCGGCTCATTATTGGGTGGACAAACCAACGTTACTATCTCTGACGGTAACTTTAGCGCTGTTCTAAGCTTCATGGACACTCAGGGTGACCTAAACGTACTTTCTAGCCCACGTGTGACGGCGGCAAATAACCAGAAAGCAGTGATCAAAGTGGGTCAAGATGAATATTTTGTTACTGATATTTCAAGCGTTGTTAGCAGCGGTGACAATGCCAATGCGGCACCAGACATCGAGCTTACCCCTTTCTTCTCTGGTATTTCGTTAGACGTAACACCACAAATCAACGACGATGGTTATGTACTTCTACACGTACATCCTTCAGTCATTGATGTTGAGACCCAAACCAAGACCATCAACTTGGCCGGAGAAGCTTACGAAGTACCGCTGGCGAAAAGTTCTATCCGAGAGTCGGACTCAGTGATCAGGGCGAAAGATGGTGATGTGGTTGTTATTGGTGGTTTGATGAAATCCAACACACTGGATCAAACCACTAAAGTGCCTTTCCTAGGGGATATTCCGGGGTTAGGGCATCTGTTTAGAAACACCTCGAAATTGACCCAAAAAACTGAGCTGGTGATCTTACTTAAGCCGACCATTGTTGGAGTAAATACTTGGCAGCGAGAGCTTGAGCGCTCACGCGATCTTCTTGATGAATGGTTCCCAGAAGAGTAA